In Carya illinoinensis cultivar Pawnee chromosome 7, C.illinoinensisPawnee_v1, whole genome shotgun sequence, the following are encoded in one genomic region:
- the LOC122315128 gene encoding chitinase 10: protein MIAIGRLGLGLCLDVSIKRASLRPVPRQGTLAVAMAALSASYCLTLLSFIFFFSSGILHCTEARRFSLCSQVSKELFDKIFLHKDDNACPAKNFYTYDSFLNASKFFPKFGAAGSSATRKREVAAFLAQISHETTGGWATAPDGPYAWGLCFKEEVSPQSNYCDSTNKEWPCYPGKSYKGRGPIQLSWNFNYGPAGKALGFDGLRNPEIVANNSLIAFKTALWFWMTEQKPKPSCHDVMVGRYVPTKADIAANRTAGYGLVTNIINGGLECGIPNDGRVSDRIGYFKRYAELFNVDTGPNLDCENQKSY, encoded by the exons ATGATCGCCATTGGCCGGCTGGGACTGGGTCTTTGCTTGGATGTATCTATAAAAAGGGCTTCTCTTCGTCCCGTTCCAAGACAAGGTACTTTAGCCGTGGCAATGGCAGCATTATCAGCCTCTTATTGTCTTACACTTCTCtcattcatcttcttcttcagctctggtatTCTCCACTGCACCGAAGCTCGGCGGTTCAGCCTCTGTTCTCAAGTTAGCAAAGAGCTCTTTGACAAGATATTTCTACACAAGGATGACAATGCATGCCCTGCCAAGAACTTCTATACATACGATTCTTTCCTGAATGCATCGAAATTCTTCCCAAAATTCGGTGCCGCTGGAAGTTCAGCGACGCGCAAGCGCGAAGTTGCGGCATTTCTCGCTCAGATTTCCCACGAGACCACAGGTGGGTGGGCAACCGCACCCGATGGACCTTATGCATGGGGTTTGTGCTTTAAAGAGGAAGTTAGTCCCCAAAGCAATTACTGTGACTCCACCAACAAGGAATGGCCCTGCTACCCTGGCAAATCTTACAAAGGAAGAGGTCCCATTCAACTATCTTG GAATTTCAATTATGGTCCAGCTGGGAAGGCCTTGGGATTTGATGGACTGAGGAACCCGGAAATCGTGGCAAACAACTCCTTGATCGCATTCAAGACAGCGCTATGGTTCTGGATGACAGAGCAGAAGCCGAAGCCTTCATGCCACGATGTCATGGTTGGAAGATATGTCCCCACAAAAGCTGACATAGCAGCCAATCGGACGGCAGGATATGGGCTTGTCACCAACATTATCAACGGTGGACTCGAGTGTGGTATACCCAATGATGGGAGGGTCAGTGATCGGATTGGCTATTTCAAGAGATATGCTGAGCTATTTAATGTCGATACTGGACCTAACTTGGATTGTGAAAATCAGAAATCCTACTAA
- the LOC122315129 gene encoding auxin-responsive protein IAA20-like: MGRATSSCSSSIDSSKHPSFSSASSPSKLKRDLSTDLRLGLSISASQHNCSSAPREQTSDYLPVTSLAEEGNECNEHATFFVKVYMEGIPIGRKLDLLAHDDYDDLIRTLDHMFNTNILWGAEVDRVHPEKFHVLTYEDEEGDLMMVGDVPWEMFLSTVKRLKITRAGLC, encoded by the exons ATGGGCAGAGCTACTAGTTCTTGTTCATCTTCAATTGACAGCAGCAAACACCCATCTTTCTCTAGTGCTTCCTCTCCCTCAAAGCTAAAGAGAGATCTCAGCACAGATCTTAGGCTTGGACTTAGCATCTCAGCCTCTCAACACAACTGCTCTTCTGCGCCAAG GGAGCAAACATCGGATTATCTACCAGTTACGTCACTTGCAGAAGAAGGAAATGAGTGCAATGAACACGCCACCTTCTTTGTTAAGGTTTACATGGAAGGCATTCCAATTGGAAGAAAACTAGACCTATTGGCCCATGATGATTACGATGACTTAATAAGGACTCTTGACCACATGTTCAACACCAACATTCTCT GGGGAGCTGAGGTGGATAGAGTGCACCCTGAGAAATTTCATGTGTTAACTTATGAAGATGAGGAAGGAGACTTGATGATGGTTGGCGATGTTCCTTGGGA GATGTTCTTGTCCACTGTAAAGAGATTGAAGATCACAAGGGCAGGCCTGTGCTGA
- the LOC122315760 gene encoding protoporphyrinogen oxidase 1, chloroplastic produces MSTLTDLPPFFRTQCPLLLRPTRFTTSTASVFLPFPSRRTRIRCSIAKEEPAISSPSSSTWETDRRQSGTVDCVVVGGGISGLCIAQALATKHSDVVPNVIVTEARDHVGGNIVTVERDGYLWEEGPNSFQPSDPMLTMVVDSGLKDDLVLGDPNAPRFVLWDGKLRPVPSKPNDLPFFDLMSIGGKLRAGFGALGIRPPPPGREESVEEFVRRNLGDEVFERLIEPFCSGVYAGDPSKLSMKAAFGKVWKLEQNGGSIIGGTFKSIQEKNSVPKSPRDPRLPKPKGQTVGSFRKGLAMLPNAISKSLGGKVKLSWKLSSISKLDKGGYNLTYETPQGLVSLQSNSVVMTVPSHVASSLLRPLAVGAADALSKFYYPPVASVSISYPKEAIRTERLINGELNGFGQLHPRSQGVETLGTIYSSSLFPNRAPAGRVLLLNYIGGATNPGILSKTETELVEAVDRDLRKILIKPNAKDPLMVGVRKWPQAIPQFLIGHLDLLDAAKAALRDTGFQGLFLGGNYVSGVALGRCVEGAYEVAAEVTDFLSQYAYK; encoded by the exons ATGAGCACCTTGACCGACCTTCCTCCCTTCTTTCGCACCCAATGTCCTCTTCTTCTCCGCCCAACGCGTTTCACCACTTCCACCGCTTCTGTCTTCCTCCCTTTTCCTAGCAGACGAACCCGCATTCGCTGCTCCATCGCTAAGGAGGAACCCGCGATCTCTTCGCCCTCCTCCTCCACCTGGGAGACAGACCGAAGGCAATCCGGCACGGTGGACTGCGTTGTCGTTGGCGGCGGAATCAGCGGCCTCTGCATCGCTCAGGCCCTCGCCACCAAGCATTCCGATGTTGTTCCCAACGTCATCGTCACAGAGGCCCGAGACCACGTTGGCGGCAACATCGTCACCGTCGAGAGGGATGGTTATCTCTGGGAAGAGGGCCCCAATAGCTTCCAGCCCTCTGATCCCATGCTCACCATGGTG gtggATAGTGGGTTGAAGGATGATTTAGTTTTGGGTGATCCGAATGCACCTCGCTTTGTGTTGTGGGATGGGAAATTAAGGCCGGTCCCATCCAAGCCAAACGATCTTCCGTTCTTTGACTTGATGAGCATTGGTGGCAAACTCAGGGCTGGCTTTGGTGCTCTTGGCATTCGTCCTCCTCCTCCA GGGCGTGAGGAATCAGTTGAGGAGTTTGTGCGTCGTAATCTTGGTGATGAGGTTTTTGAACGCTTGATAGAGCCATTTTGCTCAG GTGTCTATGCAGGTGATCCTTCTAAACTAAGTATGAAAGCAGCCTTTGGGAAGGTTTGGAAACTTGAGCAGAATGGTGGTAGTATCATTGGTGGCACTTTCAAATCAATCCAGGAAAAAAATAGTGTCCCCAAGTCACCTCGAGATCC GCGTCTACCAAAACCAAAGGGCCAAACAGTTGGATCTTTTAGGAAAGGACTTGCTATGTTGCCAAATGCAATTTCTAAGAG CTTGGGTGGGAAAGTAAAATTGTCTTGGAAGCTTTCAAGTATCAGTAAGTTGGATAAAGGAGGATATAATCTGACATATGAAACACCACAAGGATTGGTTTCTCTTCAGAGCAACAGTGTTGTCATGACGGTTCCTTCCCATGTAGCAAGTAGTCTGTTGCGTCCTCTAGCT GTTGGTGCTGCAGATGcactttcaaaattttattaccCACCAGTTGCATCTGTGTCCATTTCATATCCGAAAGAAGCAATTCGAACAGAACGCTTGATAAATGGTGAATTAAATGGGTTTGGTCAATTGCATCCACGCAGCCAAGGGGTCGAAACTTTAG GAACTATATATAGCTCATCACTTTTCCCCAATCGAGCGCCAGCTGGAAGGGTTCTTCTTTTGAACTATATTGGAGGAGCTACAAATCCTGGCATTTTATCTAAG ACAGAGACCGAACTTGTTGAAGCAGTAGATCGAGATTTGAGAAAAATACTCATAAAGCCTAATGCAAAGGATCCACTCATGGTGGGTGTGAGGAAGTGGCCCCAAGCCATTCCACAGTTCTTGATAGGGCATCTTGATCTTCTAGATGCTGCAAAAGCTGCCCTCAGAGATACTGGGTTTCAAGGGCTGTTTCTGGGAGGAAACTATGTATCCGGTGTCGCCTTGGGCAGATGTGTTGAGGGGGCGTATGAGGTTGCAGCTGAGGTGACTGATTTCCTATCACAGTATGCATACAAATAG